The following proteins come from a genomic window of Macrobrachium rosenbergii isolate ZJJX-2024 chromosome 37, ASM4041242v1, whole genome shotgun sequence:
- the LOC136825299 gene encoding adhesion G protein-coupled receptor L1-like isoform X6 produces MLPRHCSVEELIQTLQTSLTPLHQAAFSEEFQIIKFYAQRNTSVYTATIDPTDLYKVEERGRDITKLLLESGANVDAKDNSQKTPLFLAANKRHLNAAKTLLSGGADPNIGNAYGQTPLHRAVLNDDLQMIKILLENNASVNAADSAGNSPIHLAEAKGFQEAVREMRKKCPNFQTKDHGEAPRAPHLKEVNCQGRHANITWVTGSDPGCQSTLSYTIFHNESREYSDKTFQETRHHEPNAMIYKLGMVVEPWTNNSFWVTGQNNAGTSDASKVLSCNVPPDLPSGNPSDVKVSRLVPNILTVKWMEFLDAAVKATENTLRDSAVWKDLQENKRAATSTNLQEGLYKAAVKYLGYLHNETKEINHGKVAVSAANQPITYFNDPNKRVFMLPNSSYTRITLPSNFYEGYQDQNNSVKVTFMAYQNLNCINNSLPCSPDEVKSEDDMQAAAQVNSVIIGAKIGVASAWYASDGKNVVIQFEHIYNGTAYRLSGSRCVWWNVTANSWESQGCYLNATNDHYTVCHCDHLTNLAVLMDIGGRLQRGTVSYGIMQLITIIGSSVSIFSLLLCIVCFALLKKTPQGKIKGHNFSRLNLCICLLLAKVVMLAGLDATDNKPVCTIVAIILHYLFLAMLTWSATEAYQLYKNFIMVFNRDGSRKRTFLVVGYMGPLFIVILTFILSNYNGHWTDKGYGTDKACWLSKKLTWGFAGMALPILLVNMSLFVLTMKKTWEKRCQVNKAIIPKLAGSISIFLFLCLTWLFGYFYFAEGSEPFAVLFTILNSFVGVPMFIFSILLDSSIMGQVKKMIKKRNEQTQKAQLTRHNHLISKNISSNCDVKRRNFVTTTGHSIHVIDGTAWSSSGCSTPSSEETFCENNSCTDNPCGNCSSGVTISSRTGLENHVVAAIVHSRRNRSKSSVASVPDTVSLRDSRLREDFSIHEVILSSSMFTPSSQESCDGKGMAVNQGKLSYLSPKHFSAEVSLAKACDNAKVHYEKNWKCLEMQSNSQWGEQHW; encoded by the exons ATGCTTCCAAGGCACTGCTCAGTGGAGGAGCTGATCCAAACATTGCAAACGAGCTTG ACCCCTCTGCATCAGGCTGCCTTCAGTGAAGAATTTCAGATAATTAAGTTTTATGCGCAGAGGAACACAAGCGTTTATACTGCGACCATAG ATCCCACTGACCTGTACAAAGTCGAGGAGAGAGGTCGAGACATCACGAAACTCCTCCTCGAATCTGGTGCAAACGTTGACGCCAAGGACAATTCCC aAAAGACACCCCTGTTCCTAGCGGCCAACAAGCGGCATCTGAATGCTGCCAAGACACTGCTGAGTGGAGGGGCTGATCCAAACATCGGAAACGCATATG GGCAGACCCCTCTGCATCGAGCTGTCCTCAATGATGATCTTCAGATGATAAAGATTTTATTGGAGAATAACGCAAGTGTTAATGCTGCGGACAGTGCAG ggaaTAGTCCCATTCATCTAGCAGAGGCAAAGGGTTTCCAAGAGGCTgtaagagaaatgagaaagaagtgTCCAAACTTCCAAACAAAAGATCATGGAG AGGCACCAAGAGCCCCGCATTTAAAAGAAGTGAACTGTCAAGGAAGACACGCCAATATTACGTGGGTTACCGGAAGTGATCCTGGATGTCAGTCCACCCTCAGCTATACAATCTTTCACAATGAAAGTAGAGAATACAGTGACAAAACTTTCCAGGAAACACGCCACCATGAACCTAACGCCATGATCTACAAACTTGGG ATGGTTGTGGAGCCTTGGACGAACAACAGCTTCTGGGTGACTGGGCAGAACAATGCTGGGACTTCAGATGCTTCGAAGGTGTTGAGCTGTAATGTCCCTCCAGACCTTCCCTCAGGGAACCCATCTGATGTCAAAGTTTCTCGTCTCGTGCCGAATATTCTCACTGTGAAGTGGATG GAATTTCTAGATGCTGCAGTGAAAGCCACTGAAAACACCTTGAGGGACTCAGCTGTGTGGAAAGACTTGCAGGAAAACAAACGTGCTGCAACATCCACCAACCTTCAAGAAGGCCTCTATAAAGCAGCTGTTAAGTATCTTGGCTACCTTCACAATGAAACGAAGGAAATCAATCATGGAAAAGTTG CAGTAAGTGCAGCCAATCAGCCTATAACTTATTTCAACGACCCCAATAAAAGAGTTTTTATGCTTCCAAACTCTAGTTATACAAGAATTACTCTTCCCAGTAATTTCTACGAAGGCTATCAAGACCAAAACAACTCAGTCAAAGTTACATTTATGGCTTATCAAAATTTGAACTGCATAAACAATTCTCTTCCATG TTCTCCTGATGAAGTAAAGTCAGAAGACGATATGCAAGCAGCAGCTCAAGTAAACAGTGTCATCATTGGTGCTAAAATTGGTGTTGCCTCAGCCTGGTATGCCT CTGATGGAAAAAATGTGGTCATTCAGTTTGAACATATCTACAATGGCACAGCTTACAGGCTGAGTGGAAGTAGATGTGTATGGTGGAATGTTACTGCAAACAGTTGGGAGAGTCAAGGCTGCTATCTAAATGCTACGAACGACCACTACACTGTTTGTCATTGTGACCATCTCACCAATCTTGCCGTTTTAATGGATATTGGCGGAAGACTTCAGAGGGGCACG GTATCATATGGAATAATGCAGCTGATAACGATTATTGGTTCCAGTGTGTCTATCTTCAGTTTGCTGTTGTGTATTGTATGCTTTGCGCTGCTCAAGAAAACGCCACAGGGAAAGATAAAAGGGCACAACTTCTCTCGCTTGAACCTCTGCATCTGCCTTCTGTTAGCAAAAGTCGTGATGTTAGCAGGTCTGGATGCCACAGACAACAAACCTGTCTGTACCATTGTGGCAATTATCCTTCACTACCTGTTCCTGGCTATGCTCACCTGGAGTGCAACTGAGGCCTATCAGTTATACAAGAACTTCATTATG GTATTCAACAGAGATGGATctagaaaaagaacatttttggTCGTGGGGTACATGGGACCTCTGTTCATCGTGATTCTCACATTCATTCTTTCAAATTATAATGGCCATTGGACAGACAAAGGTTACGGGACGGATAAAGC GTGTTGGCTAAGCAAGAAATTGACCTGGGGATTTGCTGGCATGGCTCTTCCAATATTACTG GTTAACATGTCCTTGTTCGTCCTGACTATGAAGAAGACTTGGGAAAAGAGGTGCCAAGTAAATAAAGCCATCATTCCAAAGCTCGCAGGCTCCATTTCAAtatttctcttcctctgtctcaCCTGGTTGTTTGGCTATTTCTACTTTGCAGAAG GGAGTGAACCATTTGCAGTTTTATTCACAATTCTCAATTCATTTGTTGGAGTGCCCATGTTCATCTTCTCCATTCTTCTGGATAGTTCAATAATGGGTCaagtgaaaaaaatgataaag AAGAGGAATGAACAGACTCAAAAAGCTCAGCTAACAAGACACAATCACCTAATCAGCAAGAATATTTCCAGTAATTGCGATGTCAAAAGGAGGAACTTTGTAACAACCACAGGACACAGCATCCACGTCATTGATGGAACAGCATGGTCATCCAGTGGTTGTTCGACCCCTTCCTCTGAGGAAACTTTCTGTGAAAATAACTCTTGTACTGACAACCCGTGCGGAAACTGTAGTTCAGGTGTAACTATTTCTTCCAGAACTGGCCTGGAAAATCATGTGGTGGCAGCCATTGTGCATTCAAGAAGGAACAGGTCTAAAAGTTCCGTTGCATCAGTGCCAGACACAGTAAGTTTACGAGACAGCAGACTAAGAGAAGATTTCAGCATTCACGAAGTCATATTGTCATCGTCAATGTTCACACCATCATCTCAAGAGTCTTGCGATGGCAAGGGTATGGCCGTTAACCAGGGAAAATTATCTTATCTTTCGCCTAAACACTTCAGTGCTGAAGTTAGCCTAGCAAAGGCTTGTGATAATGCGAAGGTTCACTATGAAAAAAACTGGAAGTGTTTGGAAATGCAAAGTAACTCTCAGTGGGGAGAACAGCACTGGTGA
- the LOC136825299 gene encoding adhesion G protein-coupled receptor L1-like isoform X5 — MKLLLESGANVDAKDNSQTTPLFLAVNGQHVNASKALLSGGADPNIANELGQTPLHQAAFSEEFQIIKFYAQRNTSVYTATIDPTDLYKVEERGRDITKLLLESGANVDAKDNSQKTPLFLAANKRHLNAAKTLLSGGADPNIGNAYGQTPLHRAVLNDDLQMIKILLENNASVNAADSAGNSPIHLAEAKGFQEAVREMRKKCPNFQTKDHGEAPRAPHLKEVNCQGRHANITWVTGSDPGCQSTLSYTIFHNESREYSDKTFQETRHHEPNAMIYKLGMVVEPWTNNSFWVTGQNNAGTSDASKVLSCNVPPDLPSGNPSDVKVSRLVPNILTVKWMEFLDAAVKATENTLRDSAVWKDLQENKRAATSTNLQEGLYKAAVKYLGYLHNETKEINHGKVAVSAANQPITYFNDPNKRVFMLPNSSYTRITLPSNFYEGYQDQNNSVKVTFMAYQNLNCINNSLPCSPDEVKSEDDMQAAAQVNSVIIGAKIGVASAWYASDGKNVVIQFEHIYNGTAYRLSGSRCVWWNVTANSWESQGCYLNATNDHYTVCHCDHLTNLAVLMDIGGRLQRGTVSYGIMQLITIIGSSVSIFSLLLCIVCFALLKKTPQGKIKGHNFSRLNLCICLLLAKVVMLAGLDATDNKPVCTIVAIILHYLFLAMLTWSATEAYQLYKNFIMVFNRDGSRKRTFLVVGYMGPLFIVILTFILSNYNGHWTDKGYGTDKACWLSKKLTWGFAGMALPILLVNMSLFVLTMKKTWEKRCQVNKAIIPKLAGSISIFLFLCLTWLFGYFYFAEGSEPFAVLFTILNSFVGVPMFIFSILLDSSIMGQVKKMIKKRNEQTQKAQLTRHNHLISKNISSNCDVKRRNFVTTTGHSIHVIDGTAWSSSGCSTPSSEETFCENNSCTDNPCGNCSSGVTISSRTGLENHVVAAIVHSRRNRSKSSVASVPDTVSLRDSRLREDFSIHEVILSSSMFTPSSQESCDGKGMAVNQGKLSYLSPKHFSAEVSLAKACDNAKVHYEKNWKCLEMQSNSQWGEQHW; from the exons ATGAAACTCCTCCTTGAATCTGGTGCAAACGTCGATGCCAAGGACAATTCCC AAACGACACCTCTGTTCCTAGCGGTCAACGGGCAGCATGTGAATGCTTCCAAGGCACTGCTCAGTGGAGGAGCTGATCCAAACATTGCAAACGAGCTTG GGCAGACCCCTCTGCATCAGGCTGCCTTCAGTGAAGAATTTCAGATAATTAAGTTTTATGCGCAGAGGAACACAAGCGTTTATACTGCGACCATAG ATCCCACTGACCTGTACAAAGTCGAGGAGAGAGGTCGAGACATCACGAAACTCCTCCTCGAATCTGGTGCAAACGTTGACGCCAAGGACAATTCCC aAAAGACACCCCTGTTCCTAGCGGCCAACAAGCGGCATCTGAATGCTGCCAAGACACTGCTGAGTGGAGGGGCTGATCCAAACATCGGAAACGCATATG GGCAGACCCCTCTGCATCGAGCTGTCCTCAATGATGATCTTCAGATGATAAAGATTTTATTGGAGAATAACGCAAGTGTTAATGCTGCGGACAGTGCAG ggaaTAGTCCCATTCATCTAGCAGAGGCAAAGGGTTTCCAAGAGGCTgtaagagaaatgagaaagaagtgTCCAAACTTCCAAACAAAAGATCATGGAG AGGCACCAAGAGCCCCGCATTTAAAAGAAGTGAACTGTCAAGGAAGACACGCCAATATTACGTGGGTTACCGGAAGTGATCCTGGATGTCAGTCCACCCTCAGCTATACAATCTTTCACAATGAAAGTAGAGAATACAGTGACAAAACTTTCCAGGAAACACGCCACCATGAACCTAACGCCATGATCTACAAACTTGGG ATGGTTGTGGAGCCTTGGACGAACAACAGCTTCTGGGTGACTGGGCAGAACAATGCTGGGACTTCAGATGCTTCGAAGGTGTTGAGCTGTAATGTCCCTCCAGACCTTCCCTCAGGGAACCCATCTGATGTCAAAGTTTCTCGTCTCGTGCCGAATATTCTCACTGTGAAGTGGATG GAATTTCTAGATGCTGCAGTGAAAGCCACTGAAAACACCTTGAGGGACTCAGCTGTGTGGAAAGACTTGCAGGAAAACAAACGTGCTGCAACATCCACCAACCTTCAAGAAGGCCTCTATAAAGCAGCTGTTAAGTATCTTGGCTACCTTCACAATGAAACGAAGGAAATCAATCATGGAAAAGTTG CAGTAAGTGCAGCCAATCAGCCTATAACTTATTTCAACGACCCCAATAAAAGAGTTTTTATGCTTCCAAACTCTAGTTATACAAGAATTACTCTTCCCAGTAATTTCTACGAAGGCTATCAAGACCAAAACAACTCAGTCAAAGTTACATTTATGGCTTATCAAAATTTGAACTGCATAAACAATTCTCTTCCATG TTCTCCTGATGAAGTAAAGTCAGAAGACGATATGCAAGCAGCAGCTCAAGTAAACAGTGTCATCATTGGTGCTAAAATTGGTGTTGCCTCAGCCTGGTATGCCT CTGATGGAAAAAATGTGGTCATTCAGTTTGAACATATCTACAATGGCACAGCTTACAGGCTGAGTGGAAGTAGATGTGTATGGTGGAATGTTACTGCAAACAGTTGGGAGAGTCAAGGCTGCTATCTAAATGCTACGAACGACCACTACACTGTTTGTCATTGTGACCATCTCACCAATCTTGCCGTTTTAATGGATATTGGCGGAAGACTTCAGAGGGGCACG GTATCATATGGAATAATGCAGCTGATAACGATTATTGGTTCCAGTGTGTCTATCTTCAGTTTGCTGTTGTGTATTGTATGCTTTGCGCTGCTCAAGAAAACGCCACAGGGAAAGATAAAAGGGCACAACTTCTCTCGCTTGAACCTCTGCATCTGCCTTCTGTTAGCAAAAGTCGTGATGTTAGCAGGTCTGGATGCCACAGACAACAAACCTGTCTGTACCATTGTGGCAATTATCCTTCACTACCTGTTCCTGGCTATGCTCACCTGGAGTGCAACTGAGGCCTATCAGTTATACAAGAACTTCATTATG GTATTCAACAGAGATGGATctagaaaaagaacatttttggTCGTGGGGTACATGGGACCTCTGTTCATCGTGATTCTCACATTCATTCTTTCAAATTATAATGGCCATTGGACAGACAAAGGTTACGGGACGGATAAAGC GTGTTGGCTAAGCAAGAAATTGACCTGGGGATTTGCTGGCATGGCTCTTCCAATATTACTG GTTAACATGTCCTTGTTCGTCCTGACTATGAAGAAGACTTGGGAAAAGAGGTGCCAAGTAAATAAAGCCATCATTCCAAAGCTCGCAGGCTCCATTTCAAtatttctcttcctctgtctcaCCTGGTTGTTTGGCTATTTCTACTTTGCAGAAG GGAGTGAACCATTTGCAGTTTTATTCACAATTCTCAATTCATTTGTTGGAGTGCCCATGTTCATCTTCTCCATTCTTCTGGATAGTTCAATAATGGGTCaagtgaaaaaaatgataaag AAGAGGAATGAACAGACTCAAAAAGCTCAGCTAACAAGACACAATCACCTAATCAGCAAGAATATTTCCAGTAATTGCGATGTCAAAAGGAGGAACTTTGTAACAACCACAGGACACAGCATCCACGTCATTGATGGAACAGCATGGTCATCCAGTGGTTGTTCGACCCCTTCCTCTGAGGAAACTTTCTGTGAAAATAACTCTTGTACTGACAACCCGTGCGGAAACTGTAGTTCAGGTGTAACTATTTCTTCCAGAACTGGCCTGGAAAATCATGTGGTGGCAGCCATTGTGCATTCAAGAAGGAACAGGTCTAAAAGTTCCGTTGCATCAGTGCCAGACACAGTAAGTTTACGAGACAGCAGACTAAGAGAAGATTTCAGCATTCACGAAGTCATATTGTCATCGTCAATGTTCACACCATCATCTCAAGAGTCTTGCGATGGCAAGGGTATGGCCGTTAACCAGGGAAAATTATCTTATCTTTCGCCTAAACACTTCAGTGCTGAAGTTAGCCTAGCAAAGGCTTGTGATAATGCGAAGGTTCACTATGAAAAAAACTGGAAGTGTTTGGAAATGCAAAGTAACTCTCAGTGGGGAGAACAGCACTGGTGA
- the LOC136825299 gene encoding uncharacterized protein isoform X1, translating into MLTMTFIFFLQLCALHIVLPKIASSTSDQRETPLHRAIKMEETPERFRDILGSNPNTEAKVSSVSEGRTALHEAAEEGRGDIVKLLLESGANVNAKDNFRRTALHNAAHNGLVDIMKLLLESGANVDAKDNSQTTPLFLAVNGQHVNASKALLSGGADPNIANELGQTPLHQAAFSEEFQIIKFYAQRNTSVYTATIDPTDLYKVEERGRDITKLLLESGANVDAKDNSQKTPLFLAANKRHLNAAKTLLSGGADPNIGNAYGQTPLHRAVLNDDLQMIKILLENNASVNAADSAGNSPIHLAEAKGFQEAVREMRKKCPNFQTKDHGEAPRAPHLKEVNCQGRHANITWVTGSDPGCQSTLSYTIFHNESREYSDKTFQETRHHEPNAMIYKLGMVVEPWTNNSFWVTGQNNAGTSDASKVLSCNVPPDLPSGNPSDVKVSRLVPNILTVKWMEFLDAAVKATENTLRDSAVWKDLQENKRAATSTNLQEGLYKAAVKYLGYLHNETKEINHGKVAVSAANQPITYFNDPNKRVFMLPNSSYTRITLPSNFYEGYQDQNNSVKVTFMAYQNLNCINNSLPCSPDEVKSEDDMQAAAQVNSVIIGAKIGVASAWYASDGKNVVIQFEHIYNGTAYRLSGSRCVWWNVTANSWESQGCYLNATNDHYTVCHCDHLTNLAVLMDIGGRLQRGTVSYGIMQLITIIGSSVSIFSLLLCIVCFALLKKTPQGKIKGHNFSRLNLCICLLLAKVVMLAGLDATDNKPVCTIVAIILHYLFLAMLTWSATEAYQLYKNFIMVFNRDGSRKRTFLVVGYMGPLFIVILTFILSNYNGHWTDKGYGTDKACWLSKKLTWGFAGMALPILLVNMSLFVLTMKKTWEKRCQVNKAIIPKLAGSISIFLFLCLTWLFGYFYFAEGSEPFAVLFTILNSFVGVPMFIFSILLDSSIMGQVKKMIKKRNEQTQKAQLTRHNHLISKNISSNCDVKRRNFVTTTGHSIHVIDGTAWSSSGCSTPSSEETFCENNSCTDNPCGNCSSGVTISSRTGLENHVVAAIVHSRRNRSKSSVASVPDTVSLRDSRLREDFSIHEVILSSSMFTPSSQESCDGKGMAVNQGKLSYLSPKHFSAEVSLAKACDNAKVHYEKNWKCLEMQSNSQWGEQHW; encoded by the exons TCTCTGAAGGTCGCACTGCCCTGCACGAAGCCGCTGAGGAAGGTCGAGGAGATATCGTGAAACTCCTCCTCGAATCTGGTGCAAATGTCAACGCCAAGGACAATTTCC GTCGCACAGCCCTGCATAACGCTGCGCATAATGGTCTAGTCGACATCATGAAACTCCTCCTTGAATCTGGTGCAAACGTCGATGCCAAGGACAATTCCC AAACGACACCTCTGTTCCTAGCGGTCAACGGGCAGCATGTGAATGCTTCCAAGGCACTGCTCAGTGGAGGAGCTGATCCAAACATTGCAAACGAGCTTG GGCAGACCCCTCTGCATCAGGCTGCCTTCAGTGAAGAATTTCAGATAATTAAGTTTTATGCGCAGAGGAACACAAGCGTTTATACTGCGACCATAG ATCCCACTGACCTGTACAAAGTCGAGGAGAGAGGTCGAGACATCACGAAACTCCTCCTCGAATCTGGTGCAAACGTTGACGCCAAGGACAATTCCC aAAAGACACCCCTGTTCCTAGCGGCCAACAAGCGGCATCTGAATGCTGCCAAGACACTGCTGAGTGGAGGGGCTGATCCAAACATCGGAAACGCATATG GGCAGACCCCTCTGCATCGAGCTGTCCTCAATGATGATCTTCAGATGATAAAGATTTTATTGGAGAATAACGCAAGTGTTAATGCTGCGGACAGTGCAG ggaaTAGTCCCATTCATCTAGCAGAGGCAAAGGGTTTCCAAGAGGCTgtaagagaaatgagaaagaagtgTCCAAACTTCCAAACAAAAGATCATGGAG AGGCACCAAGAGCCCCGCATTTAAAAGAAGTGAACTGTCAAGGAAGACACGCCAATATTACGTGGGTTACCGGAAGTGATCCTGGATGTCAGTCCACCCTCAGCTATACAATCTTTCACAATGAAAGTAGAGAATACAGTGACAAAACTTTCCAGGAAACACGCCACCATGAACCTAACGCCATGATCTACAAACTTGGG ATGGTTGTGGAGCCTTGGACGAACAACAGCTTCTGGGTGACTGGGCAGAACAATGCTGGGACTTCAGATGCTTCGAAGGTGTTGAGCTGTAATGTCCCTCCAGACCTTCCCTCAGGGAACCCATCTGATGTCAAAGTTTCTCGTCTCGTGCCGAATATTCTCACTGTGAAGTGGATG GAATTTCTAGATGCTGCAGTGAAAGCCACTGAAAACACCTTGAGGGACTCAGCTGTGTGGAAAGACTTGCAGGAAAACAAACGTGCTGCAACATCCACCAACCTTCAAGAAGGCCTCTATAAAGCAGCTGTTAAGTATCTTGGCTACCTTCACAATGAAACGAAGGAAATCAATCATGGAAAAGTTG CAGTAAGTGCAGCCAATCAGCCTATAACTTATTTCAACGACCCCAATAAAAGAGTTTTTATGCTTCCAAACTCTAGTTATACAAGAATTACTCTTCCCAGTAATTTCTACGAAGGCTATCAAGACCAAAACAACTCAGTCAAAGTTACATTTATGGCTTATCAAAATTTGAACTGCATAAACAATTCTCTTCCATG TTCTCCTGATGAAGTAAAGTCAGAAGACGATATGCAAGCAGCAGCTCAAGTAAACAGTGTCATCATTGGTGCTAAAATTGGTGTTGCCTCAGCCTGGTATGCCT CTGATGGAAAAAATGTGGTCATTCAGTTTGAACATATCTACAATGGCACAGCTTACAGGCTGAGTGGAAGTAGATGTGTATGGTGGAATGTTACTGCAAACAGTTGGGAGAGTCAAGGCTGCTATCTAAATGCTACGAACGACCACTACACTGTTTGTCATTGTGACCATCTCACCAATCTTGCCGTTTTAATGGATATTGGCGGAAGACTTCAGAGGGGCACG GTATCATATGGAATAATGCAGCTGATAACGATTATTGGTTCCAGTGTGTCTATCTTCAGTTTGCTGTTGTGTATTGTATGCTTTGCGCTGCTCAAGAAAACGCCACAGGGAAAGATAAAAGGGCACAACTTCTCTCGCTTGAACCTCTGCATCTGCCTTCTGTTAGCAAAAGTCGTGATGTTAGCAGGTCTGGATGCCACAGACAACAAACCTGTCTGTACCATTGTGGCAATTATCCTTCACTACCTGTTCCTGGCTATGCTCACCTGGAGTGCAACTGAGGCCTATCAGTTATACAAGAACTTCATTATG GTATTCAACAGAGATGGATctagaaaaagaacatttttggTCGTGGGGTACATGGGACCTCTGTTCATCGTGATTCTCACATTCATTCTTTCAAATTATAATGGCCATTGGACAGACAAAGGTTACGGGACGGATAAAGC GTGTTGGCTAAGCAAGAAATTGACCTGGGGATTTGCTGGCATGGCTCTTCCAATATTACTG GTTAACATGTCCTTGTTCGTCCTGACTATGAAGAAGACTTGGGAAAAGAGGTGCCAAGTAAATAAAGCCATCATTCCAAAGCTCGCAGGCTCCATTTCAAtatttctcttcctctgtctcaCCTGGTTGTTTGGCTATTTCTACTTTGCAGAAG GGAGTGAACCATTTGCAGTTTTATTCACAATTCTCAATTCATTTGTTGGAGTGCCCATGTTCATCTTCTCCATTCTTCTGGATAGTTCAATAATGGGTCaagtgaaaaaaatgataaag AAGAGGAATGAACAGACTCAAAAAGCTCAGCTAACAAGACACAATCACCTAATCAGCAAGAATATTTCCAGTAATTGCGATGTCAAAAGGAGGAACTTTGTAACAACCACAGGACACAGCATCCACGTCATTGATGGAACAGCATGGTCATCCAGTGGTTGTTCGACCCCTTCCTCTGAGGAAACTTTCTGTGAAAATAACTCTTGTACTGACAACCCGTGCGGAAACTGTAGTTCAGGTGTAACTATTTCTTCCAGAACTGGCCTGGAAAATCATGTGGTGGCAGCCATTGTGCATTCAAGAAGGAACAGGTCTAAAAGTTCCGTTGCATCAGTGCCAGACACAGTAAGTTTACGAGACAGCAGACTAAGAGAAGATTTCAGCATTCACGAAGTCATATTGTCATCGTCAATGTTCACACCATCATCTCAAGAGTCTTGCGATGGCAAGGGTATGGCCGTTAACCAGGGAAAATTATCTTATCTTTCGCCTAAACACTTCAGTGCTGAAGTTAGCCTAGCAAAGGCTTGTGATAATGCGAAGGTTCACTATGAAAAAAACTGGAAGTGTTTGGAAATGCAAAGTAACTCTCAGTGGGGAGAACAGCACTGGTGA